In one Juglans regia cultivar Chandler chromosome 11, Walnut 2.0, whole genome shotgun sequence genomic region, the following are encoded:
- the LOC109010911 gene encoding probable aspartic proteinase GIP1 has protein sequence MFLPFLVFFLWFVSSLPLSLQSETALLAPIFKDLSTRQYTVQIYLKNPLQPTKLLLDLGASFSWLDCYQNYSSTAYHHIPCNASLCASLSSLACSNCYDSPGPACGNDTCALFPENPITRKATIANAIVDTLALPTTDGSTQGPLGLIPEYIFSCSTTFLLQGLANGVTGLAALGGSDYSLPVQVSSAFSSPRYFALCLSGSSSDPGVVFLGTSGPYYLNSTTDLSKSLIYTPLILNPIGSTVITYDHKPSDEYFVGLTAIKVNGKPVQLNASLLTVDENGTGGTKISTVHPYTLLETSIYKAFTALFVSEASALNLTAVTSGVKPFDVCYTVNDVISTRVGPGVPTVDMVMQNDDVFWRVFGSNSMVRMGGEEGEVWCLGFVDGGANARTSIVIGGHQMEDNLLQFDLQSKRLGFSSSILVQGTSCANFNFTSNKILE, from the coding sequence ATGTTTCTTCCATTCCTTGTCTTCTTTCTCTGGTTTGTTTCCTCTCTGCCTTTGTCTCTCCAATCAGAAACAGCCCTCCTAGCACCCATTTTCAAAGATCTTTCTACACGCCAATACACCGTCCAAATTTACCTCAAAAACCCTCTCCAACCCACGAAATTACTCCTCGACCTCGGCGCCTCCTTCTCCTGGCTCGACTGCTACCAAAACTACAGCTCTACTGCTTACCACCACATCCCCTGCAATGCCTCTCTCTGCGCTTCCCTCTCCTCCCTCGCCTGCTCCAACTGCTACGACTCGCCCGGCCCCGCCTGCGGCAACGACACCTGCGCTCTCTTCCCGGAGAACCCCATCACGCGTAAGGCCACCATCGCCAATGCCATCGTTGACACGCTCGCCTTGCCCACCACCGACGGGTCGACTCAGGGCCCACTAGGTCTCATCCCGGAGTACATTTTCTCCTGCTCCACAACCTTCCTTCTCCAAGGCCTCGCCAATGGGGTCACCGGCTTGGCCGCTCTCGGCGGGTCCGACTACTCGCTCCCAGTGCAGGTTAGCAGCGCTTTCTCTTCCCCTCGCTATTTCGCGCTGTGCTTGTCGGGTTCGAGCTCGGATCCGGGCGTGGTCTTTCTGGGTACCAGTGGGCCATACTATCTGAATTCCACAACCGACCTCTCGAAATCGCTTATTTACACTCCGCTAATCTTAAACCCGATCGGAAGCACCGTGATAACTTACGACCACAAACCGTCGGATGAGTATTTCGTAGGTTTGACGGCTATTAAAGTCAATGGGAAGCCGGTTCAGCTCAACGCCTCGCTCCTGACCGTCGATGAGAACGGTACCGGAGGAACCAAGATCAGCACCGTCCACCCGTACACGCTATTGGAGACATCTATATACAAAGCATTTACGGCGCTGTTCGTGAGCGAAGCCTCTGCACTGAACCTCACCGCTGTAACAAGTGGAGTGAAGCCATTCGATGTGTGCTACACGGTGAACGACGTGATAAGTACGCGCGTGGGACCGGGCGTGCCGACAGTTGATATGGTGATGCAAAACGACGACGTGTTCTGGAGGGTTTTCGGATCGAATTCAATGGTGAGGATGGGAGGGGAGGAAGGGGAGGTGTGGTGTTTGGGATTTGTGGACGGGGGAGCCAATGCGAGGACATCGATAGTGATTGGTGGGCATCAGATGGAGGATAATCTTCTTCAGTTTGATCTTCAATCCAAGAGATTGGGATTTAGCTCCTCAATTTTGGTCCAAGGGACTTCCTGTGCCAACTTCAATTTTACTTCAAATAAAATTCTCGAATAA
- the LOC109010912 gene encoding TVP38/TMEM64 family membrane protein slr0305-like isoform X1, with protein sequence MALKLNVTCASALRISLLLLLLAAIATACIFLPIEKILKDFLVWVKRDLGPWGPFVLAIAYIPLTVLMVPASVLSYLYISILFQLGGGYLFGLPVGFAADSIGATLGATAAFILGRTIGRSYVTSKLKNYPKFQSVAIAIKGSGFKIVLLLRLVPLLPFNVLNYLLSVTPVHMGEYMLASWLGMMPITFALVYVGTTLKDLSDVTHGWSEVSTIRLVFIVLGFGLSVIILVCITKVAKASLNKALTENAEIEAILTPSMLPILAESPLDLQKPLIIKIDPMREDDEKQVAM encoded by the exons ATGGCGCTCAAGCTCAATGTCACTTGTGCCTCCGCCCTTAGGATCTCGCTCTTGCTCCTACTCCTTGCCGCCATTGCCACCGCTTGCATTTTCCTCCCCATTGAAAAG ATATTGAAGGATTTCTTGGTATGGGTGAAGCGGGATCTTGGACCATGGGGCCCTTTTGTTTT GGCCATCGCATACATTCCACTTACAGTCTTGATGGTGCCAGCTTCAGTACTTTCG TACTTGTACATTTCAATCCTTTTCCAGCTTGGTGGCGGTTATCTCTTTGGGTTGCCTGTGGGATTTGCAGCTGACTCGATTGGTGCCACCCTTGGTGCAACAGCTGCATTCATTCTTGGTAGAACA ATCGGAAGATCATATGTTACTTCGAAGCTAAAGAATTATCCAAAGTTTCAGTCTGTTGCTATTGCAATAAAAGGATCTGGATTTAAG ATAGTTCTGCTTCTTCGACTTGTTCCTTTACTTCCTTTCAATGTATTGAATTACCTCCTGTCAGTTACTCCTGTGCACATGGGGGAATATATGTTGGCATCTTGGTTGGGAATGATG CCAATAACATTTGCTCTAGTTTATGTTGGAACAACATTGAAGGATCTTTCTGATGTTACACATGGATGGAGTGAGGTTTCAACAATTCGCTTG GTATTTATAGTTCTTGGATTCGGTTTATCTG TCATTATATTGGTTTGCATCACTAAAGTTGCCAAGGCTTCTCTGAACAAAGCACTGACAGAAAATGCTGAAATAGAGGCCATCTTGACCCCATCAATGCTGCCAATCCTAGCAGAATCACCCTTGGATCTCCAGAAGCCCCTCATAATTAAGATAGACCCCATGagagaggatgatgagaaacAAGTTGCCATGTAA
- the LOC109010912 gene encoding TVP38/TMEM64 family membrane protein slr0305-like isoform X2, with protein MALKLNVTCASALRISLLLLLLAAIATACIFLPIEKILKDFLVWVKRDLGPWGPFVLAIAYIPLTVLMVPASVLSLGGGYLFGLPVGFAADSIGATLGATAAFILGRTIGRSYVTSKLKNYPKFQSVAIAIKGSGFKIVLLLRLVPLLPFNVLNYLLSVTPVHMGEYMLASWLGMMPITFALVYVGTTLKDLSDVTHGWSEVSTIRLVFIVLGFGLSVIILVCITKVAKASLNKALTENAEIEAILTPSMLPILAESPLDLQKPLIIKIDPMREDDEKQVAM; from the exons ATGGCGCTCAAGCTCAATGTCACTTGTGCCTCCGCCCTTAGGATCTCGCTCTTGCTCCTACTCCTTGCCGCCATTGCCACCGCTTGCATTTTCCTCCCCATTGAAAAG ATATTGAAGGATTTCTTGGTATGGGTGAAGCGGGATCTTGGACCATGGGGCCCTTTTGTTTT GGCCATCGCATACATTCCACTTACAGTCTTGATGGTGCCAGCTTCAGTACTTTCG CTTGGTGGCGGTTATCTCTTTGGGTTGCCTGTGGGATTTGCAGCTGACTCGATTGGTGCCACCCTTGGTGCAACAGCTGCATTCATTCTTGGTAGAACA ATCGGAAGATCATATGTTACTTCGAAGCTAAAGAATTATCCAAAGTTTCAGTCTGTTGCTATTGCAATAAAAGGATCTGGATTTAAG ATAGTTCTGCTTCTTCGACTTGTTCCTTTACTTCCTTTCAATGTATTGAATTACCTCCTGTCAGTTACTCCTGTGCACATGGGGGAATATATGTTGGCATCTTGGTTGGGAATGATG CCAATAACATTTGCTCTAGTTTATGTTGGAACAACATTGAAGGATCTTTCTGATGTTACACATGGATGGAGTGAGGTTTCAACAATTCGCTTG GTATTTATAGTTCTTGGATTCGGTTTATCTG TCATTATATTGGTTTGCATCACTAAAGTTGCCAAGGCTTCTCTGAACAAAGCACTGACAGAAAATGCTGAAATAGAGGCCATCTTGACCCCATCAATGCTGCCAATCCTAGCAGAATCACCCTTGGATCTCCAGAAGCCCCTCATAATTAAGATAGACCCCATGagagaggatgatgagaaacAAGTTGCCATGTAA
- the LOC109010912 gene encoding TVP38/TMEM64 family membrane protein slr0305-like isoform X3 — protein MALKLNVTCASALRISLLLLLLAAIATACIFLPIEKILKDFLVWVKRDLGPWGPFVLAIAYIPLTVLMVPASVLSYLYISILFQLGGGYLFGLPVGFAADSIGATLGATAAFILGRTIGRSYVTSKLKNYPKFQSVAIAIKGSGFKIVLLLRLVPLLPFNVLNYLLSVTPVHMGEYMLASWLGMMPITFALVYVGTTLKDLSDVTHGWSEVSTIRLVFIVLGFGLSGLTSATRTVNLNLA, from the exons ATGGCGCTCAAGCTCAATGTCACTTGTGCCTCCGCCCTTAGGATCTCGCTCTTGCTCCTACTCCTTGCCGCCATTGCCACCGCTTGCATTTTCCTCCCCATTGAAAAG ATATTGAAGGATTTCTTGGTATGGGTGAAGCGGGATCTTGGACCATGGGGCCCTTTTGTTTT GGCCATCGCATACATTCCACTTACAGTCTTGATGGTGCCAGCTTCAGTACTTTCG TACTTGTACATTTCAATCCTTTTCCAGCTTGGTGGCGGTTATCTCTTTGGGTTGCCTGTGGGATTTGCAGCTGACTCGATTGGTGCCACCCTTGGTGCAACAGCTGCATTCATTCTTGGTAGAACA ATCGGAAGATCATATGTTACTTCGAAGCTAAAGAATTATCCAAAGTTTCAGTCTGTTGCTATTGCAATAAAAGGATCTGGATTTAAG ATAGTTCTGCTTCTTCGACTTGTTCCTTTACTTCCTTTCAATGTATTGAATTACCTCCTGTCAGTTACTCCTGTGCACATGGGGGAATATATGTTGGCATCTTGGTTGGGAATGATG CCAATAACATTTGCTCTAGTTTATGTTGGAACAACATTGAAGGATCTTTCTGATGTTACACATGGATGGAGTGAGGTTTCAACAATTCGCTTG GTATTTATAGTTCTTGGATTCGGTTTATCTG GTTTGACAAGTGCTACAAGAACGGTTAATTTAAACCTTGCGTAA